In Bacteroidota bacterium, one DNA window encodes the following:
- a CDS encoding T9SS type A sorting domain-containing protein, which yields MFPDGGIIARTEPGVHPEIASSGIDPNKAVNRFWNLTNAGLNFQDLVVTFNWDAADVDLNADFNNFIVKKYDAPDWIDFQVFNRTSLSITAGQLTSFSDFQIGEAATPIPGAALSLDGVDDLVIVPDDDALDPTELTIECWVKPRTADDYAGIIMKTEPSSFADGYGLNLSGGGTNFTFFVNGWGWHDANSTTTITPGEWYHVAGTYDGFDMKLYVNGALEATVPYTGTVNDTIFDLILGNDNSGYALDGTLDEVRIWNRALCETEISANMNCEIPTNAPGLVAYYPLNQGIAGSNNPSVDIVNDASGNNRNGVIQNSSLSGTESNWVEVGGVVSGTSCTPITLLTYYADGDEDTYGDLNNSILVGSVCTIPPGYTESSADCNDNDPLINPGATEIPNNSIDEDCNGSDLTSGGPGSALHFDGIDDYVAIPTISTSSFTIEVWVKADASQNAFVWESAASISDPSLEGSTENLEFWLRDNTSVSTGPLVLGTWNHIACTYDDQTNLQSIYVNGAFVASVTAIGGGLGSSIYVGSRLGTSGFYPGSMDELRIWSRALTAQEITDHYACEILAPQSDLLANYHFNQGIGESDNTTPMIDQLADAALNGNGSLFNFTLDGNTSNWITSGGVVTGTNCNLPGTFYADVDGDGFGDNASQIIDVAPVPGYVVNNLDCDDLHTTYYDYDNDGFGVLPATPCGSSFFSNDCSPNSYSEGPGALEICDGTDQNCNGNISENNSLSFDGATSYVEMQDFNLGTNDFTIEAWIHPYATTNGYIITNRTSESGGAGNWFGLKFDSGNLMLELAEAGAPGYLVVSGTTSISLNQWTHVAVVRAGMNYKIYVNGRVDESITDTYSRDLTSGFNVGRLGGWPDFNLEWYSGKMDEVRIWDVAKTQAEIRSKMTAYVYYEPNLINYYPFDHGTANTENPGVNILTDFTSTNNIGQLISFSLSGDFNVSNWNGGYAGTMYYDLDGDGFGDPNNSIVVTSPCFAPGNLVNDYNDCDDSDINTHSGCTPAAALDFDGVNDFVSLNTVDNLPTGNSPYTLEAWIKPNTINFNEGFIGYGNFGTQNESNAIRFAGPTQLVNYWWANDLIVMIPNILDGNWHHIAATYDGTTRSIYTDGVLRGQDTPGTLNVPTANNLQIGKSFGNEFLDGALDEVRIWNVSRSQSQIVDNMNCEIGAQPGLAAAFHFNQGFANESNVSVINDTDVSGNGNNAILNNFDLEGATSNWVSPGGVVTGTNCVCYVNIPDVNFKNALLANASINTNSNLEIECSEALAFNGNMDVNGLSISDLTGIEAFTSLTVLQVYNNQLTTIDVSANTQLNYLDVGSNQLTTLDVSSNTALQQLVCRINQLTTIDISSNTNLFWLECPFNNITSLDLTNNANLTVVIALGNQLTSLDVTNNPLLSTLNISNNPGLTSIDMSQNPGITQFISQNNNLTELDLSSTPSLSDLLVNQNNLSSLNIQNGNNSNLISFNATGNPSLSCIQVDNVNDMNTFWSAGKDAGASFSTNCSFVCNLSLTTSAGDTLFVCAENGATSGDVNLVPLNGVAPYTYTGSDTLNLVTGTYNYFVTDGNGCTATTELKVFVTNCIIPYYEPPTNDTIDNLIGSELTQLYSYPDSLVDTTAANNIFKIDEIQGEVLIEVIANVGQYNTLLALLQTPAYGMNSLIDNGDTTLIITGMYPIANLPKLDSLPILINYARPYYTPINGNFALASTGLTTSQGDSAQMSHKAKQAWKVSGDGVKVGVLSDSYNTKFGSPTPAERDVQNGDLPGAANPNFNTDVIVSEEYPYGTGSDEGRAMLQIIHDVAPNAELMFRSGFISAGNFADGIKSLRDSGCKVIVDDITYITEPFFRDGVIAQAVEDVSATGVNYFTSAGNFGIKSYEGNFTPIAAPAGYAGAAHDFGGGDFYQSVTLPKGTYTIALQWNDDFYSIGEIVGAQNDPDIFLVDQFGARRFGVNRNNIDGDPREILPLVVKVTSRANIIITRKSGVGNVRFKYVIFRGEGVINEYNQGTATVIGQANAESAMSIGAVLYTNTPVYGVNPPTVASFSSRGGVLIDGIDRQKPDFCAPNGVNTTVNFGGVNIDNDLFPNFFGTSAAAPHAAGVAALLIEAKEKYYAGETFNGAQMKALLKSTAINMDGAGYDAATGAGFIQADAALQTFANPFPIIDDYHLADSAFTPGLQPITLVINGEYIAPDASVIFQYDTIPATVVGNQLTVELPDFLGNPPLVVYNPPIAPSGLDGGVSDSIYLLSTIPQNVKVTINSVNKKYGEVIPAYSFDVTINDVPMASTGQTLSTLGLTDVTYSTNATNTSDIGLYFRRGHSAVTDLSNPQSLALSAIFNYQFVDGVLTIERMPIMVTPNDMTLVYGDAINGKDIQFTYVYDDSNIDPSEQLLFHDSLSEEHQSAMSTSIVLVDGKQAVNGLSAADFQNMSFLVSGKAAVNGKQAVNGKQAVNSISYDTTYYIPVHPASIFDYHIDSTNAVLYNGKQAVNGKAAVNGKQAVNGKAAVNGKQAVNGKQAVNGKQAVNSNTFNDESNEYAVLIVDSLDVYGDPNDSIVGYTSMNMITGITVGNWVIAPGVLLSENFDISYGLGTLTIVPETLTVKANDTTAGCNGVQPAYTFTNSIYQYEDADSNVIASGPVFTILDNMNVNVGSGNLAGGTYQIVPSDLVQADTPANYILVYEPGVLTVDESLTLSTSQGNINCYGGTTTVTITASGGTSPYSGDGAHTVTAGTQTFVVTDAKGCTSEVTLTITEPAQFVASSSATAIACYGGETTISVSGSGGVEPYSGTGDFNVGAGMYNYTLTDANGCSTSTMITVTEPSQLIAAASNSTSISCFGGSTLVDVTASGGTSPYSGTGTFAQFAGTMAYTVIDANGCASEISLTLTQPTKVEVLTTTTPSSCSSSDGSATANASGGSGSYSYLWSNGQTTQTANNLTGGNYSVTVTDSQGCTASTSAVVNTTGGSIIVPGSISGPAGACRSTSGIVYSVTPVPGASSYIWTLPTGATGSSTSNSITVAFGPAYANGFICVAAVNVCGTSATSCLNIPVNTVAPPVPAVIAGPVLPCGPGIHTYSTSAPNATSFNWTITGTGASIVNGQGTNTIQVSIPSNFGQGSIQVRSVNCKGSSAVRGMTITGIPAHSNPVTGPTFVCAGGTGVYTMNTVVGATSYTWSVTGDATVASTVTTASTTTATINFGPAWTSGMVTITDANSCGSYSRSFAVNSTPAQPGSISGPGSGVCGLSEVTYSIAPVPTATSYNWTVPAGVTILSTAPNGLSINVRFTPAFTSNSSTICVSANSACGTGPARCFTITSRPAAPVISGPTSVCKTNSSVAYNIAPVSGATSYSWSVTGGASISPSGTSAVVNYNTSLNPSSIIRANANSLCGPSQPGQLNVAVNLSCRTVADEIEITDSEIVVYPNPTSGKILVTFNSETETKYLIRITDLIGNIISNEVFTSETGMNTREFDITGVTKGVYMVTLSADEVVTKTTRIVVR from the coding sequence TTGTTCCCTGATGGTGGAATTATAGCACGTACAGAGCCTGGTGTGCATCCGGAAATTGCTTCTTCAGGAATTGACCCGAATAAAGCAGTAAACCGTTTCTGGAATCTTACCAATGCAGGACTGAATTTTCAGGACTTAGTTGTTACATTCAACTGGGATGCTGCAGATGTTGATCTGAATGCAGACTTCAATAACTTTATTGTAAAAAAATATGATGCACCTGACTGGATAGATTTCCAGGTGTTCAACAGAACAAGTTTATCGATCACAGCAGGACAACTTACATCATTCTCTGATTTTCAGATCGGGGAAGCTGCGACTCCAATACCGGGTGCTGCCTTAAGTTTAGATGGTGTTGATGATCTTGTAATTGTTCCTGATGATGACGCTTTAGACCCAACTGAATTGACAATTGAATGTTGGGTTAAGCCGAGAACTGCTGACGACTATGCAGGTATCATCATGAAAACCGAACCGTCTTCTTTTGCAGATGGATACGGATTAAACTTAAGTGGCGGCGGTACAAATTTTACATTCTTTGTAAACGGCTGGGGATGGCATGATGCGAATTCAACTACTACTATTACTCCCGGAGAATGGTACCATGTTGCAGGTACATATGATGGCTTCGACATGAAGTTGTATGTCAATGGGGCTCTTGAAGCAACAGTGCCATATACAGGAACAGTCAATGATACAATATTCGATCTTATCCTTGGAAATGACAATTCAGGATATGCATTAGACGGAACTCTTGACGAAGTCAGAATCTGGAATCGTGCATTGTGCGAGACCGAAATAAGTGCTAATATGAATTGCGAGATCCCGACAAACGCTCCGGGTCTGGTAGCATACTACCCATTGAACCAAGGAATTGCCGGATCAAACAATCCTTCAGTAGACATTGTAAACGATGCTTCCGGAAATAATCGTAATGGTGTAATTCAAAACAGTTCACTTTCAGGAACAGAATCAAATTGGGTTGAAGTTGGCGGAGTTGTTTCAGGAACTTCATGTACACCCATTACACTTCTGACATATTATGCAGATGGTGATGAAGATACTTATGGAGATCTGAATAATTCTATTCTTGTAGGTAGCGTTTGTACTATACCTCCAGGTTATACTGAAAGCAGTGCAGACTGTAATGACAATGACCCTCTAATCAATCCGGGTGCAACAGAGATTCCAAACAACTCTATCGATGAGGATTGTAATGGCAGTGATTTAACTTCCGGCGGTCCGGGTTCTGCATTGCACTTTGATGGTATAGATGATTATGTAGCGATTCCAACAATTAGCACAAGCTCTTTCACAATTGAAGTTTGGGTGAAAGCTGATGCAAGTCAAAATGCTTTTGTATGGGAAAGTGCTGCTTCAATTTCCGATCCTAGTTTAGAAGGATCAACTGAGAATCTTGAATTTTGGCTGAGAGATAACACTTCTGTATCAACAGGTCCATTGGTTCTTGGCACATGGAATCATATTGCTTGTACCTATGACGACCAAACTAATTTACAATCTATCTATGTAAATGGTGCATTTGTGGCATCAGTTACTGCAATAGGCGGTGGACTTGGCAGTTCAATATATGTCGGATCTAGATTAGGAACTTCAGGATTCTACCCGGGATCTATGGATGAACTTCGTATCTGGTCAAGAGCATTAACGGCCCAGGAAATTACAGATCATTATGCTTGTGAAATTCTTGCACCGCAATCAGACTTGTTGGCCAATTATCATTTCAATCAAGGTATAGGAGAAAGTGATAACACAACACCAATGATTGATCAGTTAGCAGATGCGGCACTCAACGGGAATGGAAGTCTTTTCAATTTTACACTTGACGGAAACACTTCAAACTGGATCACCAGTGGCGGTGTTGTTACAGGTACAAATTGTAATTTACCGGGAACTTTCTATGCAGATGTTGATGGTGATGGATTTGGAGACAATGCAAGTCAGATCATTGATGTTGCTCCTGTTCCGGGATATGTAGTTAATAATCTGGATTGCGATGATCTTCATACAACTTATTATGATTATGATAACGATGGTTTTGGAGTACTGCCGGCTACGCCTTGTGGAAGTTCATTTTTCAGTAATGATTGCAGCCCTAATAGTTACAGTGAAGGTCCCGGTGCTCTTGAAATTTGCGACGGAACAGATCAAAACTGTAATGGAAATATCAGTGAAAATAATTCACTTTCATTTGATGGTGCTACCAGCTATGTAGAAATGCAGGACTTCAATCTTGGAACAAATGATTTCACTATTGAAGCATGGATTCACCCATATGCAACAACTAACGGATATATTATCACAAACAGAACGAGTGAATCTGGTGGTGCGGGGAATTGGTTCGGACTTAAATTTGATTCCGGAAATCTTATGCTAGAACTTGCAGAAGCCGGAGCTCCTGGTTATTTAGTAGTTTCCGGAACAACTTCAATCTCGCTCAATCAATGGACACATGTTGCAGTGGTAAGAGCAGGGATGAATTATAAGATCTATGTAAATGGAAGAGTTGACGAATCCATAACTGACACTTACTCCAGAGATTTAACATCAGGATTTAATGTTGGCCGACTAGGCGGATGGCCTGATTTCAATCTTGAGTGGTACTCCGGAAAAATGGACGAGGTACGTATCTGGGATGTAGCAAAAACACAAGCAGAGATCAGATCCAAAATGACTGCTTATGTCTATTATGAACCGAATTTAATAAATTATTATCCTTTCGATCACGGTACAGCTAACACCGAGAATCCAGGAGTCAACATTCTTACTGATTTTACTTCGACCAATAACATTGGTCAACTGATCTCTTTTTCACTTTCAGGAGACTTCAACGTTTCTAACTGGAATGGTGGTTATGCAGGTACAATGTATTATGATCTGGATGGTGATGGCTTTGGAGACCCTAATAACTCTATAGTTGTTACATCTCCTTGCTTTGCACCTGGAAACCTTGTGAATGACTATAATGATTGTGATGATTCAGATATTAATACTCACTCAGGTTGTACACCGGCAGCTGCTCTGGATTTTGATGGAGTTAATGATTTTGTTTCATTAAACACAGTCGACAATCTTCCAACCGGCAACAGCCCTTATACTCTTGAAGCATGGATCAAACCAAATACAATTAACTTCAACGAAGGATTCATAGGATATGGAAACTTCGGAACACAGAATGAATCTAATGCGATCAGATTTGCCGGACCAACACAACTGGTTAATTACTGGTGGGCGAATGATCTTATAGTGATGATTCCAAATATACTTGATGGTAACTGGCATCACATTGCTGCCACGTACGATGGTACAACACGTTCGATATATACCGATGGTGTGTTACGCGGACAAGATACTCCGGGCACTTTAAATGTTCCGACTGCAAATAATCTTCAGATCGGAAAATCATTTGGTAATGAATTTCTGGATGGTGCATTAGATGAAGTCAGAATCTGGAATGTTAGCAGATCTCAATCGCAGATCGTTGACAATATGAACTGTGAGATCGGTGCTCAACCCGGATTAGCTGCTGCCTTTCATTTTAATCAAGGCTTTGCTAATGAAAGTAACGTAAGTGTTATAAATGATACTGATGTAAGCGGCAATGGCAACAATGCAATACTGAACAACTTTGACCTTGAAGGTGCGACATCAAACTGGGTCTCTCCGGGTGGAGTTGTTACAGGAACAAATTGTGTATGCTATGTGAATATCCCTGACGTCAACTTCAAAAATGCTTTGCTTGCAAATGCAAGCATCAACACAAACAGCAATTTAGAAATTGAATGCTCGGAAGCATTAGCTTTCAACGGTAATATGGATGTAAACGGCCTGTCAATTTCAGATCTGACCGGAATTGAAGCTTTCACATCATTAACGGTTTTACAGGTTTATAATAACCAGTTAACAACAATTGATGTTTCTGCAAATACACAGTTGAATTATCTTGATGTTGGAAGTAATCAACTAACAACATTAGACGTTTCTTCGAATACTGCACTTCAACAATTAGTATGTAGAATTAACCAGCTTACGACAATCGACATCAGCTCAAATACAAATTTATTCTGGCTTGAATGTCCATTCAATAACATTACATCACTTGACTTAACAAATAATGCAAACTTAACTGTTGTTATTGCACTGGGTAATCAATTGACAAGTTTAGATGTAACGAACAATCCACTGTTATCGACATTAAACATTTCAAACAATCCGGGCTTGACTTCAATCGATATGAGTCAGAATCCGGGTATCACGCAGTTCATAAGTCAAAATAATAATTTAACTGAACTTGATCTTTCCTCTACTCCAAGCTTATCGGACTTACTTGTAAATCAAAACAACCTTTCAAGTTTGAATATCCAGAATGGAAACAATTCAAACCTGATTTCATTCAATGCAACAGGAAATCCTTCACTTTCATGTATTCAGGTTGACAATGTGAACGACATGAATACTTTCTGGAGCGCAGGAAAAGATGCAGGTGCATCGTTCAGTACTAACTGTTCTTTCGTATGTAATTTATCACTTACAACATCTGCAGGCGATACGTTATTTGTTTGTGCAGAAAACGGAGCAACAAGTGGTGATGTAAATCTTGTTCCGTTGAATGGTGTTGCGCCTTACACTTATACAGGAAGCGATACTCTGAACCTTGTTACCGGAACATACAATTATTTTGTTACTGATGGTAATGGATGTACAGCGACAACAGAACTGAAAGTATTCGTTACAAATTGTATCATTCCATATTATGAACCACCAACGAATGACACGATCGATAATCTGATCGGATCTGAGTTGACTCAATTGTATTCATATCCTGATTCTCTCGTCGATACTACTGCTGCGAATAATATCTTTAAGATAGATGAAATCCAGGGCGAAGTATTGATCGAGGTAATTGCAAACGTAGGTCAGTACAATACACTTCTTGCTTTATTGCAAACTCCTGCTTATGGCATGAATAGTTTGATCGATAATGGCGACACTACTCTGATCATAACAGGAATGTATCCGATCGCAAATTTACCGAAGCTCGATTCATTGCCAATTTTGATAAATTATGCCCGGCCATACTACACTCCAATCAATGGAAATTTTGCGCTGGCATCAACCGGTTTGACAACATCGCAAGGTGATTCAGCTCAGATGTCACACAAAGCCAAACAAGCCTGGAAAGTTTCCGGTGATGGTGTAAAAGTGGGTGTACTTTCTGATAGTTACAATACTAAATTCGGTAGCCCTACTCCTGCTGAACGTGATGTTCAGAATGGTGATCTTCCGGGTGCTGCTAATCCGAATTTCAACACAGACGTAATTGTTTCTGAAGAATATCCTTATGGAACAGGATCTGATGAAGGTCGTGCCATGCTGCAGATCATTCATGATGTTGCTCCAAATGCTGAACTGATGTTCCGTTCCGGTTTCATCAGTGCCGGCAACTTTGCTGATGGCATCAAATCACTTCGTGATTCAGGATGTAAAGTAATTGTCGATGACATCACCTACATCACTGAACCATTCTTCCGCGATGGTGTCATTGCACAAGCTGTGGAAGATGTTTCTGCTACAGGTGTGAACTACTTTACTTCGGCAGGTAACTTCGGAATAAAATCCTACGAAGGCAATTTCACTCCTATCGCAGCCCCTGCCGGTTATGCCGGTGCTGCACACGATTTCGGTGGTGGTGATTTCTATCAAAGCGTAACACTTCCAAAAGGAACTTATACGATCGCTCTGCAATGGAATGATGATTTCTATTCTATCGGTGAGATCGTTGGTGCTCAGAATGACCCTGACATCTTCCTGGTCGATCAGTTCGGTGCACGTCGGTTTGGCGTCAATCGTAACAACATCGATGGTGATCCACGTGAGATCCTTCCATTAGTTGTGAAGGTTACTTCGCGAGCAAACATCATTATCACCCGCAAGAGTGGTGTTGGCAATGTTCGTTTCAAATATGTCATCTTCCGTGGTGAAGGTGTGATCAATGAATACAATCAGGGAACAGCAACTGTCATCGGACAGGCAAATGCTGAAAGCGCTATGTCGATCGGTGCAGTGTTGTATACTAATACCCCTGTTTATGGTGTGAATCCTCCGACAGTAGCTTCCTTCTCTTCACGAGGTGGAGTGCTTATCGATGGTATCGACAGACAGAAGCCTGACTTCTGCGCTCCGAATGGCGTGAATACAACTGTGAATTTCGGCGGCGTGAATATTGACAACGATCTTTTCCCTAACTTCTTCGGTACTTCTGCTGCTGCTCCGCATGCTGCGGGTGTGGCTGCTCTTTTGATTGAAGCCAAAGAAAAATATTATGCAGGCGAAACATTCAACGGTGCACAAATGAAAGCACTCTTGAAATCGACTGCCATCAACATGGATGGTGCAGGATATGATGCAGCAACAGGAGCAGGATTCATTCAGGCCGATGCTGCGCTGCAGACATTTGCTAATCCGTTCCCGATCATCGATGATTATCATTTAGCAGATTCTGCATTCACACCGGGATTACAACCGATCACGCTTGTCATCAATGGTGAATACATTGCTCCTGATGCTTCGGTCATCTTCCAATACGATACAATTCCGGCTACAGTGGTCGGCAATCAACTTACTGTGGAACTTCCTGATTTCTTAGGTAACCCGCCACTGGTGGTTTACAATCCACCGATCGCTCCAAGTGGTCTGGATGGTGGAGTAAGTGATTCTATTTATTTACTCAGCACGATTCCGCAGAACGTAAAAGTGACCATCAACAGCGTTAACAAAAAATATGGCGAGGTCATTCCTGCTTATTCTTTTGATGTTACGATCAACGATGTTCCAATGGCAAGCACAGGACAAACTTTATCTACGCTTGGCTTGACAGACGTTACCTACTCTACCAATGCAACCAACACTTCCGATATCGGTTTATATTTCAGACGCGGTCACTCTGCGGTGACGGATCTTTCCAATCCGCAGTCACTCGCGCTTTCTGCAATCTTCAACTATCAGTTTGTGGATGGTGTTCTTACTATTGAAAGAATGCCGATCATGGTCACACCAAACGATATGACATTGGTTTATGGTGATGCCATCAATGGAAAAGATATTCAGTTCACATATGTTTACGATGATTCTAACATTGATCCTTCCGAACAACTTTTATTCCATGATTCATTATCGGAAGAACATCAGTCTGCCATGTCAACTTCAATTGTACTGGTCGATGGTAAACAAGCCGTCAACGGACTGAGTGCTGCCGATTTCCAGAACATGAGTTTCCTTGTCAGCGGAAAAGCGGCTGTCAACGGTAAACAAGCTGTCAATGGAAAACAAGCAGTGAACAGTATCTCTTACGACACGACCTATTACATTCCGGTACATCCGGCATCGATCTTCGATTACCATATCGATTCAACCAATGCTGTACTATACAATGGCAAGCAAGCCGTGAATGGTAAAGCAGCCGTGAACGGTAAGCAAGCCGTGAATGGTAAAGCAGCAGTGAATGGTAAACAAGCAGTGAATGGTAAGCAAGCCGTAAATGGAAAGCAAGCCGTGAACAGCAATACCTTCAACGATGAATCAAACGAATACGCTGTACTGATCGTCGATTCACTCGATGTGTATGGAGATCCGAATGATTCGATTGTTGGTTATACTTCCATGAACATGATCACCGGTATCACAGTAGGAAACTGGGTGATCGCTCCGGGTGTATTGTTATCGGAAAACTTCGACATCTCTTACGGACTAGGAACACTTACGATCGTTCCTGAAACACTTACTGTAAAAGCAAACGATACCACTGCAGGTTGCAACGGTGTTCAACCGGCTTACACGTTCACCAACTCCATCTACCAATACGAAGATGCAGACAGTAACGTGATTGCAAGCGGACCGGTATTTACTATTCTTGACAACATGAATGTGAATGTTGGCAGTGGTAATCTTGCAGGTGGAACTTATCAGATCGTTCCGAGTGATCTGGTACAAGCTGATACTCCTGCCAATTATATTCTCGTATATGAACCGGGAGTGTTGACGGTAGATGAATCATTAACTCTATCAACTTCACAGGGAAATATCAATTGTTATGGCGGCACAACAACAGTTACCATCACGGCAAGTGGTGGAACATCGCCTTACTCCGGCGATGGCGCTCATACTGTAACGGCTGGAACACAAACTTTTGTTGTAACAGATGCAAAAGGTTGTACTTCTGAAGTTACTCTCACAATAACTGAACCTGCACAGTTTGTTGCATCCTCTTCCGCAACAGCTATCGCATGTTATGGTGGTGAAACTACCATTTCTGTTTCCGGTTCCGGTGGTGTTGAACCATATTCAGGAACGGGAGATTTCAATGTTGGTGCAGGCATGTATAACTATACTCTCACTGATGCAAACGGATGTTCTACATCTACAATGATCACTGTAACCGAACCGTCGCAATTAATTGCGGCTGCTTCGAACAGTACTTCTATATCATGTTTCGGAGGTTCAACATTAGTTGATGTGACAGCAAGTGGCGGTACATCACCATACAGCGGCACAGGTACTTTCGCGCAGTTTGCGGGTACGATGGCTTACACTGTTATTGATGCCAATGGATGTGCATCTGAAATTTCACTTACACTGACTCAACCAACAAAAGTTGAAGTACTAACAACGACTACACCTTCATCATGTTCATCAAGCGATGGCTCAGCCACAGCAAATGCAAGCGGTGGTTCGGGTAGCTATAGTTATCTATGGTCAAATGGACAGACAACTCAAACAGCAAATAATCTAACGGGTGGAAATTATTCAGTTACAGTTACAGATAGCCAGGGATGTACTGCTTCAACCAGTGCTGTTGTTAACACAACAGGTGGTTCGATCATTGTTCCGGGATCCATTTCCGGTCCGGCAGGTGCATGCCGAAGTACATCAGGAATTGTTTATTCGGTGACACCGGTTCCGGGAGCATCTTCGTATATCTGGACACTTCCTACAGGAGCAACAGGGTCTTCAACTTCAAACAGTATCACTGTAGCTTTTGGTCCTGCATATGCTAACGGATTTATTTGTGTAGCTGCTGTAAATGTTTGCGGCACTTCTGCAACATCTTGTCTGAACATTCCTGTGAACACAGTGGCGCCTCCGGTTCCTGCTGTAATTGCAGGTCCGGTACTACCATGTGGTCCGGGAATACATACGTATTCCACTTCTGCACCTAATGCAACAAGTTTCAACTGGACAATAACAGGTACAGGTGCATCTATTGTAAATGGACAAGGAACAAATACGATACAAGTCAGCATTCCTTCGAACTTCGGACAAGGTTCAATTCAAGTTCGCAGTGTGAACTGTAAAGGATCAAGTGCTGTCCGCGGTATGACAATCACAGGTATCCCTGCTCACTCTAATCCGGTTACAGGTCCGACGTTTGTCTGTGCAGGCGGAACAGGAGTCTATACAATGAATACTGTTGTTGGTGCAACATCTTATACATGGTCAGTTACAGGTGATGCAACAGTTGCATCTACAGTTACGACTGCATCTACTACAACAGCGACCATCAACTTTGGTCCGGCATGGACTTCAGGAATGGTTACTATTACTGATGCAAACAGTTGTGGTTCGTATTCGCGTTCATTCGCTGTGAACTCTACTCCTGCTCAACCTGGATCGATATCAGGACCGGGAAGCGGCGTTTGCGGACTATCAGAGGTTACATATTCAATTGCTCCGGTACCAACGGCAACGTCTTATAACTGGACAGTTCCGGCAGGTGTTACGATTCTTTCTACTGCACCAAACGGATTGTCTATTAACGTCAGATTTACGCCTGCATTCACATCCAATTCGTCAACGATCTGCGTTTCTGCAAACAGTGCCTGTGGAACAGGACCTGCGCGGTGTTTCACAATTACATCACGTCCTGCGGCTCCTGTGATCAGCGGCCCTACGTCTGTCTGTAAAACAAATTCATCCGTTGCTTATAACATTGCACCGGTTTCAGGTGCGACTTCGTATTCATGGTCAGTTACAGGTGGCGCATCAATTTCACCTTCGGGAACAAGCGCAGTAGTCAATTACAATACATCGCTGAATCCTTCTTCAATAATTCGTGCAAATGCTAACAGCTTATGCGGACCTTCACAACCGGGACAATTGAATGTTGCAGTGAACCTGTCGTGTCGGACTGTTGCCGATGAAATTGAGATCACCGACTCTGAAATAGTAGTATATCCAAATCCAACTTCAGGAAAAATTCTTGTAACGTTCAATTCAGAAACTGAAACGAAATATCTGATCAGGATCACTGATCTTATTGGGAACATCATTTCAAATGAAGTATTCACTTCTGAAACCGGAATGAACACGAGAGAATTTGATATTACCGGAGTGACCAAAGGAGTTTATATGGTTACATTATCGGCTGATGAGGTGGTAACAAAGACAACAAGAATTGTTGTCAGATAG
- a CDS encoding LamG domain-containing protein, translating into METQPSLYGEAINNNYVQFALNTGKLRLAVGDGISLHQLTGNTNVNDGNWHHVAVTKSGNAVTFYLDGISDGTGTTGLGPQPMSLTSIGAGLMNNILQGYTAVTLDELRIWNVSRSQVQIQGNMNCEITPQTGLVVMYPFNQELQIKIIRVLQHFLI; encoded by the coding sequence ATGGAAACGCAACCATCTTTGTATGGGGAAGCAATAAATAACAATTATGTGCAGTTTGCACTAAACACCGGAAAGTTACGACTTGCTGTTGGTGATGGTATATCACTACATCAGCTCACCGGCAATACTAACGTTAATGATGGTAACTGGCATCATGTTGCAGTTACAAAATCAGGAAACGCCGTTACTTTTTATCTGGATGGAATTTCTGATGGCACAGGTACAACCGGACTTGGTCCACAACCTATGTCTTTGACTTCAATCGGTGCGGGATTGATGAATAATATTTTACAAGGATATACTGCAGTAACTTTAGATGAATTACGGATATGGAATGTATCACGTTCACAAGTTCAGATACAAGGAAACATGAATTGTGAGATAACTCCACAAACAGGCTTAGTAGTAATGTATCCATTCAATCAGGAATTGCAGATCAAAATAATCCGGGTCTTACAACACTTCTTGATCTGA
- a CDS encoding T9SS type A sorting domain-containing protein, producing MPLSFVNGRFEVYDINGKLIEDCSVGENVDFEFDVTSFRKGIYFMKFYSVEGKNTSLKLIKE from the coding sequence TTGCCTTTATCTTTTGTCAATGGAAGATTTGAAGTTTATGATATTAATGGCAAATTAATTGAAGATTGCAGTGTTGGTGAGAACGTGGATTTTGAATTTGATGTTACATCATTCCGGAAAGGAATTTATTTTATGAAATTTTATTCTGTTGAAGGGAAAAATACTTCGTTAAAATTAATTAAGGAGTAA